From Streptomyces asiaticus, one genomic window encodes:
- a CDS encoding siderophore-interacting protein codes for MTTAATKTAPTTAVPFRFFDARVVRTRALGPSMARITFGGACLKDFISGGRDQRFKLFLPHPGQTAPVVPVEAGDGWFTTWRAMDPAERGIMRSYTVRQQRRDPDEIDVDFALHHDSGPAARWAARAEAGDRVTLLGPVVEDNGGVDFRPPSRTDWVLITGDETALPAIAGILEWLPADFPVKVWLEVQHAEDIQELRTEARAEITWLVRDAIAPGTPRSALLLNAVGAAELPYGTPYAWIAGEAGTVRALRRHLVRERGFDRKAVTFTGYWRLGACEEQLVEEAVSGAGPATDD; via the coding sequence ATGACCACCGCAGCCACCAAAACCGCCCCCACCACCGCCGTCCCGTTCCGGTTCTTCGACGCGCGGGTCGTGCGGACCCGCGCGCTCGGACCGTCCATGGCGCGGATCACCTTCGGCGGCGCCTGTCTGAAGGACTTCATCAGCGGAGGCCGCGACCAGCGCTTCAAACTCTTCCTGCCGCACCCCGGCCAGACCGCCCCGGTGGTGCCGGTCGAGGCCGGGGATGGCTGGTTCACCACCTGGCGGGCGATGGATCCGGCCGAGCGCGGCATCATGCGCTCGTACACGGTGCGCCAACAGCGCCGCGACCCCGATGAGATCGACGTGGACTTCGCGCTCCACCACGACAGCGGCCCGGCCGCCCGCTGGGCCGCGCGCGCCGAGGCAGGCGACCGCGTCACCCTGCTGGGCCCGGTGGTGGAGGACAACGGCGGGGTGGACTTCCGGCCGCCGTCCAGGACCGACTGGGTGCTGATCACCGGCGACGAGACCGCGCTGCCCGCCATCGCGGGCATCCTCGAATGGCTGCCCGCCGACTTCCCCGTCAAGGTGTGGCTCGAGGTCCAGCACGCCGAGGACATCCAGGAGCTGCGCACCGAGGCGAGGGCCGAGATCACCTGGCTGGTCCGGGACGCCATCGCCCCCGGCACCCCGCGCTCCGCCCTGCTGCTGAACGCGGTGGGCGCCGCCGAGCTGCCCTACGGCACGCCGTACGCCTGGATCGCGGGCGAGGCCGGAACGGTCAGGGCGCTGCGCCGCCACCTGGTGCGCGAGCGCGGCTTCGACCGCAAGGCCGTCACCTTCACCGGCTACTGGCGCCTGGGCGCCTGTGAGGAGCAGCTCGTCGAGGAGGCCGTGTCGGGCGCCGGCCCCGCGACCGACGACTGA
- a CDS encoding ABC transporter substrate-binding protein, with amino-acid sequence MRQARALPLSRRGLLTAGGALGLGALVTACGDNGGSGSGGDDGGGSWSFTDDRKKKISLDSRPQHIVAYIAAAAALYDFGIEKQITGVFGPTTLKNGKPDVQAGDFPVDQATSLGNTWGQFNVEKYASLSPDLLITNMYDPGALFYLPDDSKKKILQLAPSAAIATGRISMLEPIKRYAALAEALGADLKAKKVTDAKARFEKATETLRKTVKSHKIKVMACSASADLFYVSNPKINADLIYFSELGVDFVVPEKPDKGGYFESLSWENADKYDADVLFLDNRTATLQPGALTSKPTWSKLAAVKAGQIAPWSSEPRFSYAGAAPLVESLTKAIQDAKKVS; translated from the coding sequence ATGCGCCAGGCCAGAGCACTCCCCCTCTCCCGCCGCGGTCTGCTCACCGCGGGCGGCGCCCTCGGGCTCGGAGCCCTGGTCACCGCCTGCGGGGACAACGGCGGTTCGGGCTCCGGCGGTGACGACGGCGGCGGCTCCTGGTCGTTCACCGATGACCGCAAGAAGAAGATCAGCCTCGACAGCCGGCCGCAGCACATCGTGGCCTACATCGCCGCGGCGGCCGCGCTCTACGACTTCGGCATCGAGAAGCAGATCACGGGCGTCTTCGGCCCGACCACGCTGAAGAACGGCAAGCCGGACGTCCAGGCGGGCGACTTCCCCGTCGACCAGGCCACGTCCCTGGGCAACACCTGGGGCCAGTTCAACGTCGAGAAGTACGCCTCGCTCAGCCCCGATCTGCTGATCACCAACATGTACGACCCGGGCGCGCTCTTCTACCTCCCGGACGACAGCAAGAAGAAGATCCTCCAGCTGGCCCCCAGCGCCGCCATCGCCACCGGCCGGATCTCCATGCTCGAGCCCATCAAGCGCTACGCCGCGCTGGCCGAGGCGCTCGGCGCCGACCTGAAGGCCAAGAAGGTCACCGACGCCAAGGCGCGGTTCGAGAAGGCCACCGAGACCCTGCGCAAAACCGTCAAATCGCACAAGATCAAGGTCATGGCCTGCTCCGCCAGCGCCGATCTCTTCTATGTCTCCAACCCGAAGATCAATGCCGACCTGATCTACTTCAGCGAGCTCGGCGTCGACTTCGTCGTCCCCGAAAAGCCCGACAAGGGCGGCTACTTCGAGAGCCTCAGCTGGGAGAACGCCGACAAGTACGACGCTGATGTGCTCTTCCTCGACAACCGCACCGCGACCCTCCAGCCGGGGGCCCTGACCTCCAAGCCGACCTGGTCCAAGCTGGCCGCGGTCAAGGCCGGTCAGATCGCCCCCTGGAGCAGCGAGCCGCGCTTCTCGTACGCAGGCGCCGCCCCGCTCGTCGAATCCCTCACCAAGGCCATCCAGGACGCGAAGAAGGTCAGCTGA
- a CDS encoding PDR/VanB family oxidoreductase — protein MNPGGEYEDTLLVARREEVASDVVALTLRHPAGRDLPAWEPGAHLDLVLDAGRIRQYSLCGDPADRASWRIAVLRAPAGRGGSARVHDTLTEGGTVRVRGPRNHFALRPAARYLFIAGGIGITPLLPMTAAAEAAGADWRLLYGGRTRASMAFADELAAAYGDKVRLVPQDEEGLLDLAPYLTAPHPTAPHPTAPAGPGTLVYCCGPEPLLQAAEEACRDWPEGSLHTERFQPRTHDAGAESGTRAFELVLTRSGLTLTVEPERSVLRTVEAAGVPVLYSCEEGTCGTCETDVVEGEVDHHDSVLTDEERASGETMMICVSRCRGPRLVLDL, from the coding sequence ATGAACCCCGGCGGCGAGTACGAGGACACCCTGCTGGTGGCCCGCAGGGAGGAGGTGGCCTCGGACGTGGTGGCGCTGACGCTGCGCCATCCGGCGGGCCGTGACCTCCCCGCCTGGGAGCCCGGCGCCCATCTCGACCTCGTCCTCGACGCGGGCCGGATCCGGCAGTACTCGCTGTGCGGCGACCCCGCCGACCGCGCCTCCTGGCGGATCGCGGTGCTCCGCGCCCCCGCCGGGCGCGGCGGCTCCGCCCGGGTGCACGACACCCTCACCGAGGGCGGCACGGTGCGGGTGCGCGGGCCGCGCAACCACTTCGCGCTGCGCCCGGCGGCCCGCTATCTGTTCATCGCGGGCGGCATCGGCATCACCCCCCTCCTCCCCATGACGGCCGCCGCCGAGGCCGCGGGCGCCGACTGGCGGCTGCTCTACGGCGGGCGCACCCGTGCCTCGATGGCCTTCGCGGACGAGCTCGCCGCCGCCTACGGCGACAAGGTGCGCCTGGTGCCGCAGGACGAGGAGGGGCTGCTCGACCTCGCGCCGTACCTCACCGCGCCGCACCCCACCGCGCCGCACCCCACCGCCCCGGCCGGTCCCGGCACCCTGGTCTACTGCTGCGGCCCCGAACCACTGCTCCAGGCCGCCGAGGAGGCGTGCCGCGACTGGCCCGAGGGGTCCCTGCACACCGAGCGCTTCCAGCCCCGTACGCACGACGCGGGCGCCGAATCGGGCACCCGGGCCTTCGAGTTGGTGCTCACCCGCTCGGGTCTGACGCTCACCGTGGAGCCGGAGCGCAGCGTGCTGCGCACGGTCGAGGCGGCGGGGGTACCGGTTTTGTACTCCTGCGAAGAGGGCACCTGTGGGACGTGTGAGACGGACGTCGTCGAGGGGGAGGTGGACCACCACGACTCCGTGCTCACCGACGAGGAGCGGGCCTCGGGCGAGACGATGATGATCTGTGTCTCACGCTGCCGTGGCCCGCGATTGGTGCTGGACCTGTGA
- a CDS encoding aromatic ring-hydroxylating dioxygenase subunit alpha: MTAFAKNQWYVAAYGREIGRELLGRTILDEPIAFYRAESDDKVIALADRCVHRRYPLTAGRLDGDTVVCGYHGFTYDTGGTCVFVPGQKRVPRTARVRSYPVVERDSLVWVWIGDPALADPGAVPRAPWLADPRWTTVGGMEPIDADYGLLVDNLLDLSHETYLHGGYIGTPEVAETPITTEVDEGAGVVRVSRHMDDAECPPFYARSTGIEGRITRWQDIEYHAPCLYLLHSRIAPVGVLPEPDGSDPHAFHVEITYAITPSTDRHVYDFWAVSRDFAQDDEEVSTFLHDLNRTVVLQDVAALNVLQKALDAERAGYQELSINIDTGGLAARRILARLAAEGEKTAPVVASP, translated from the coding sequence ATGACCGCCTTCGCGAAAAACCAGTGGTACGTCGCCGCCTACGGCCGCGAAATCGGCCGCGAGCTGCTGGGGCGCACCATCCTCGACGAACCCATCGCCTTCTACCGCGCCGAGTCCGACGACAAGGTCATCGCGCTCGCCGACCGCTGTGTGCACCGCCGCTATCCGCTCACCGCCGGCCGTCTCGACGGCGACACGGTCGTCTGCGGCTACCACGGCTTCACCTACGACACCGGCGGCACCTGTGTGTTCGTACCGGGCCAGAAGCGCGTCCCGCGCACCGCCCGGGTCCGCTCCTACCCCGTCGTCGAGCGGGACTCGCTGGTGTGGGTGTGGATCGGGGATCCGGCGCTCGCCGACCCCGGCGCGGTGCCGCGCGCCCCCTGGCTGGCCGATCCGCGCTGGACGACGGTCGGCGGCATGGAGCCGATCGACGCCGACTACGGCCTGCTCGTGGACAATCTGCTGGACCTCTCCCACGAGACGTATCTGCACGGCGGCTACATCGGCACCCCCGAGGTCGCCGAGACCCCGATCACCACGGAGGTCGACGAGGGCGCGGGCGTCGTCCGGGTCAGCCGCCACATGGACGACGCCGAGTGCCCGCCCTTCTACGCCCGCTCCACCGGCATCGAGGGCCGCATCACCCGCTGGCAGGACATCGAGTACCACGCGCCCTGTCTGTATCTCCTGCACAGCCGGATCGCCCCGGTGGGAGTGCTGCCGGAACCGGACGGCTCCGATCCCCACGCCTTCCATGTGGAGATCACCTACGCCATCACCCCGTCCACCGACCGCCATGTGTACGACTTCTGGGCCGTCTCACGGGACTTCGCGCAGGACGACGAGGAGGTCTCCACCTTCCTCCACGACCTCAACCGGACCGTGGTGCTCCAGGACGTGGCGGCGCTGAACGTGCTCCAGAAGGCGCTGGACGCCGAGCGCGCGGGCTATCAGGAGCTCAGCATCAACATCGACACCGGCGGACTGGCCGCGCGCCGCATCCTCGCCCGCCTCGCCGCCGAAGGGGAGAAGACCGCGCCCGTGGTGGCGTCCCCGTGA
- a CDS encoding DUF4190 domain-containing protein, with protein sequence MALTAPSRTSPVRARQDADGMAVASFVLGLIGLLLFNAVFGPCAIVLGTLAIARNTRRRGRALLGLTLGIADVVLLIVLLTVNHSVFWQFGG encoded by the coding sequence ATGGCACTCACCGCACCGTCCCGCACCTCACCGGTCCGGGCGCGCCAGGACGCCGACGGCATGGCCGTCGCCTCCTTCGTGCTCGGTCTGATCGGTCTGCTGCTGTTCAACGCGGTCTTCGGGCCCTGCGCGATCGTCCTGGGGACGCTCGCGATCGCCCGGAACACCCGCCGCAGGGGCCGGGCGCTGCTCGGACTCACCCTCGGCATCGCCGATGTGGTCCTGCTGATCGTCCTGCTGACGGTGAATCACTCCGTCTTCTGGCAGTTCGGCGGCTGA
- a CDS encoding TetR family transcriptional regulator, producing MSHTSGVRQAQKEKTRRALMDAALRLLEDQSLSSLGLREVTRAVGVAPAAFYRHFRDLSDLGVALVEESLGSLHHMINAILAGQEGDEERIEATVDAVAEHVRHYPAHIRFIARERHGGVRPVRQAIAAELDRFADEVAAAFCPRLPAESWPPEDVRMLAELYVDRMVMTATAFLEAQADHPEAADERRVAATARKQLLLISLGRRHWHDA from the coding sequence ATGAGTCACACGTCCGGGGTCCGGCAGGCCCAGAAGGAGAAGACGCGGCGCGCGTTGATGGACGCCGCGTTGCGGCTGCTGGAGGACCAGAGCCTGAGCAGTCTGGGGCTGCGCGAGGTCACGCGGGCGGTGGGAGTGGCACCGGCCGCGTTCTACCGGCACTTCCGGGATCTGAGCGATCTCGGTGTCGCGCTGGTCGAGGAGAGCCTGGGCAGCCTGCACCACATGATCAATGCGATCCTCGCCGGTCAGGAGGGTGACGAGGAGCGGATCGAGGCCACCGTCGATGCGGTCGCCGAACATGTCCGTCACTACCCCGCGCATATCCGCTTCATCGCACGTGAGCGGCATGGCGGGGTGCGCCCGGTGCGCCAGGCCATAGCCGCCGAGCTGGACCGATTCGCCGATGAGGTGGCCGCCGCCTTCTGTCCGCGGCTCCCGGCGGAATCCTGGCCACCGGAAGATGTCCGGATGCTTGCGGAGCTGTATGTGGACCGCATGGTGATGACGGCGACGGCGTTCCTGGAGGCGCAGGCCGATCACCCCGAGGCCGCGGACGAGCGGCGAGTGGCCGCCACGGCGCGCAAACAGCTTCTGCTGATCAGCCTCGGGCGCCGCCACTGGCACGACGCGTGA
- a CDS encoding M6 family metalloprotease domain-containing protein: MDQTHGTTRPRIRIRRPRRGSAFATAAVLTVAVVAPAAAPRPAPPAPSELTPAPSAPPDFGSLAPCALASGPGLQMADGIPTGRGYSRSTGTVHALNLMIDFPDVRGQGTARQRFEEFFPQTSRWFAQSSYGRLDYRPEMPITHWLRMPRPFHAYGIKRGSPFDPGYRKLVADIAKSADPKVDFRRYDLVNVLVTPNAGPPAAHAVLSVTYADNQHAPAADGVPLANVSFVYSRQDDGSGSLRRTGFRVLPHENGHVFGLPDLYTHGGGDKAGHWDVMSEDWGPGNDLLAWHKWKLGWLGPRQIACAARSGVFAHTLSPLSRAEGTKLVFVPVSPSTGYAIEARATGGNDEAICKPGVLISWVNTGVDSGGGPVTIVDSTPNGRGCTREHNVHPGLSDAAYAPGETFDAAANGIRIRVRVTGRDAAGDYGVEITRRASGGARG, encoded by the coding sequence ATGGACCAGACGCATGGGACCACCCGCCCCCGCATACGAATACGCCGGCCCCGCAGAGGCAGCGCGTTCGCCACCGCCGCCGTGCTCACGGTGGCGGTGGTCGCCCCGGCGGCGGCCCCGCGTCCCGCGCCCCCCGCACCCTCCGAGCTGACCCCGGCGCCCTCCGCGCCCCCGGACTTCGGCTCGCTCGCGCCCTGCGCCCTCGCCTCGGGACCGGGGCTCCAGATGGCCGACGGCATACCCACCGGCCGCGGCTACAGCCGCAGCACCGGCACCGTCCACGCCCTCAACCTCATGATCGACTTCCCCGATGTCCGCGGTCAGGGCACCGCCCGCCAGCGCTTCGAGGAGTTCTTCCCGCAGACCTCCCGGTGGTTCGCGCAGAGCTCGTACGGACGGCTGGACTACCGCCCCGAGATGCCGATCACCCACTGGCTGCGGATGCCGCGCCCGTTCCACGCCTACGGCATCAAGCGCGGCAGCCCCTTCGACCCGGGCTATCGCAAACTCGTCGCCGACATCGCCAAGTCCGCCGACCCCAAGGTCGACTTCCGCCGCTACGACCTGGTGAACGTCCTGGTCACCCCGAACGCCGGGCCACCGGCCGCGCATGCCGTGCTGTCCGTCACCTACGCCGACAACCAGCACGCCCCGGCCGCCGACGGCGTTCCGCTGGCCAATGTCTCCTTCGTCTACAGCCGCCAGGACGACGGCTCCGGCTCGCTGCGCCGCACCGGCTTCCGCGTCCTGCCCCATGAGAACGGCCATGTCTTCGGGCTGCCCGACCTCTATACCCACGGCGGCGGCGACAAGGCGGGCCACTGGGATGTGATGTCCGAGGACTGGGGCCCCGGCAACGACCTGCTGGCCTGGCACAAGTGGAAGCTGGGTTGGCTCGGCCCGCGGCAGATCGCGTGCGCCGCCCGGTCCGGGGTCTTCGCCCACACCCTGTCCCCGCTGAGCCGCGCGGAGGGGACCAAGCTGGTCTTCGTCCCCGTCTCGCCGTCCACCGGCTACGCGATCGAGGCGCGGGCGACCGGCGGCAACGACGAGGCGATATGCAAGCCCGGGGTCCTGATCTCCTGGGTGAACACCGGTGTCGACTCCGGCGGCGGCCCCGTCACCATCGTGGACTCCACCCCCAACGGCCGCGGCTGCACCCGGGAGCACAATGTCCACCCCGGGCTCAGCGACGCGGCCTACGCGCCCGGCGAGACCTTCGACGCCGCGGCGAACGGCATACGGATACGGGTCCGGGTCACCGGCCGGGACGCGGCCGGCGACTACGGCGTGGAGATCACGCGTCGTGCCAGTGGCGGCGCCCGAGGCTGA
- a CDS encoding TetR/AcrR family transcriptional regulator: MAAETITAKSAQPRLRADALRNRERIVAAAREVIVECGAHIPLDEIARRAGVGNATIYRHFTDRRELIHHVALSVMSRVADQAESALAEEDDTFSALRRFVHAAADEHIGALCLLLSDGLDKEHPDFIATRDRLADGVEALMGAAKAEGKLRTDIGVGDLMVALNQLTRPLPGSACVDFEPFVHRHLQLFLDGLHTPARSELPGKSVTLEDLQHRP, translated from the coding sequence ATGGCCGCTGAGACGATCACCGCGAAGTCCGCACAGCCCCGGCTGCGCGCGGACGCCCTGCGTAACCGTGAGCGCATTGTGGCGGCCGCCCGAGAGGTGATCGTCGAGTGCGGGGCGCACATCCCCCTCGATGAAATCGCTCGACGGGCGGGGGTCGGCAATGCCACGATCTACCGGCACTTCACGGACCGCCGTGAGCTGATCCACCATGTGGCGCTCTCGGTGATGTCCCGTGTCGCCGACCAGGCCGAATCCGCCCTGGCCGAGGAGGACGACACCTTCTCGGCGCTGCGGCGCTTCGTCCACGCCGCGGCGGACGAGCACATCGGCGCGCTGTGCCTGCTGCTCTCCGACGGCCTCGACAAGGAGCACCCTGATTTCATCGCTACCCGCGACCGTCTGGCGGACGGTGTCGAAGCCCTGATGGGGGCCGCGAAAGCCGAAGGCAAACTGCGCACCGACATCGGCGTCGGTGACCTGATGGTCGCGCTCAATCAGCTCACCCGGCCGCTGCCCGGCAGCGCCTGTGTGGACTTCGAGCCCTTTGTGCACCGGCATCTGCAACTGTTCCTGGACGGTCTGCACACCCCGGCGCGCTCGGAACTACCCGGAAAGTCCGTGACCTTGGAGGATCTGCAACACCGGCCGTGA
- a CDS encoding MFS transporter, which translates to MPETAQFVDPRRWKALIFIALAQLMVVLDATIVNIALPSAQADLGISDGNRQWVITAYALAFGGLLLFGGRIADLWGRKQTFIVGLIGFAAASAVGGAALNTPMLLGARALQGVFGALLAPSALSLLAVMFTDAKERAKAFGVFGAIAGGGGAVGLILGGVLTEYMDWRWTFFVNIPFAIVAAIGAVAVIREPVESHNSSRLDVPGVILATTGLVSLVYGFTRAEADGWSAGPTIGLFVAAAVLLLAFVVVESRVKAPLLPLRVVADRNRGGVYASLALAIIGMFGLFLFLTYYMQVVKGYSPVKTGFAFLPMVAGMITGSTQIGARLMTRVPARLLMGPGFLVASVGMLLLTQIDLDTSYPALILPGFLLLGLGMGTAFMPAMSLATHGVEPRDAGVASAMVNTSQQVGGAIGTALLNTIAASATTEYAKSHAAGAPSRTALQLQSMVHGYSAAIWWAVGILVLAAVIAITFVNAGQPKGDGAVAGSGEGAAEDVVPVMAH; encoded by the coding sequence ATGCCTGAAACGGCTCAGTTCGTCGATCCCCGGCGCTGGAAAGCGCTCATATTCATCGCCCTCGCCCAGCTGATGGTCGTGCTCGACGCGACCATCGTGAACATCGCGCTGCCCAGCGCCCAGGCCGATCTCGGCATCTCCGACGGCAACCGGCAGTGGGTCATCACCGCCTACGCCCTCGCCTTCGGCGGACTGCTGCTGTTCGGCGGCCGGATCGCCGACCTGTGGGGACGCAAGCAGACCTTCATCGTCGGTCTGATCGGCTTCGCCGCCGCCTCGGCCGTCGGCGGTGCCGCGCTGAACACCCCCATGCTGCTGGGTGCGCGCGCCCTCCAGGGTGTGTTCGGCGCGCTGCTCGCCCCCTCCGCGCTCTCGCTGCTCGCGGTGATGTTCACCGACGCCAAGGAGCGCGCCAAGGCGTTCGGTGTCTTCGGTGCCATCGCCGGTGGTGGCGGCGCCGTCGGTCTGATCCTCGGTGGTGTGCTCACCGAGTACATGGACTGGCGCTGGACCTTCTTCGTGAACATCCCGTTCGCCATCGTCGCCGCGATCGGCGCGGTCGCCGTGATCCGCGAGCCGGTGGAGAGCCACAACTCGTCCCGGCTGGACGTCCCCGGCGTGATCCTGGCCACCACCGGTCTGGTCTCGCTGGTCTACGGCTTCACCCGCGCCGAGGCCGACGGCTGGTCCGCGGGCCCGACCATCGGTCTGTTCGTCGCCGCGGCCGTGCTGCTGCTCGCCTTCGTGGTCGTCGAGTCGCGGGTGAAGGCGCCGCTGCTGCCGCTGCGGGTGGTCGCCGACCGCAACCGCGGCGGTGTCTACGCCTCGCTGGCCCTCGCCATCATCGGCATGTTCGGCCTGTTCCTCTTCCTCACCTACTACATGCAGGTCGTCAAGGGGTACAGCCCGGTCAAGACCGGCTTCGCCTTCCTGCCGATGGTCGCGGGCATGATCACCGGCTCGACGCAGATCGGCGCCCGGCTGATGACCCGCGTCCCGGCGCGGCTGCTGATGGGCCCGGGCTTCCTGGTCGCCTCGGTCGGCATGCTGCTGCTGACCCAGATCGACCTGGACACCTCGTACCCGGCGCTGATCCTGCCCGGGTTCCTGTTGCTCGGCCTCGGTATGGGTACCGCCTTCATGCCGGCGATGAGCCTGGCCACGCATGGTGTCGAGCCGCGTGACGCGGGTGTCGCCTCGGCGATGGTCAACACCTCGCAGCAGGTCGGCGGCGCCATCGGCACCGCGCTGCTGAACACGATCGCGGCGAGCGCCACCACCGAGTACGCGAAGTCGCATGCGGCGGGGGCCCCTTCCCGCACGGCGCTTCAGCTCCAGTCGATGGTGCACGGCTACAGCGCCGCCATCTGGTGGGCGGTCGGCATCCTGGTGCTGGCCGCGGTCATCGCCATCACGTTCGTCAACGCCGGACAGCCGAAGGGCGACGGCGCGGTCGCGGGCTCCGGTGAGGGTGCGGCGGAGGACGTCGTTCCGGTGATGGCGCACTGA
- a CDS encoding MarR family winged helix-turn-helix transcriptional regulator: MKTPSDADEPRWLTEDEQRSWQAYVQASMLLEDHLDRQLQRDAGMPHVYYGLLVKLSWAPRHRMRMTELAEAAKITRSRLSHAVARMEKDGWVRREDCPDDKRGQNAVLTDKGLKVLQDTAPGHVTAVRTAIFDRLTPEQVEQFGAVCRIIADGLQPAGADLPWLR, encoded by the coding sequence ATGAAAACCCCCTCAGACGCCGACGAGCCGCGTTGGCTGACCGAAGACGAACAGCGCAGCTGGCAGGCGTATGTCCAGGCGAGCATGCTCCTGGAGGACCACCTCGACCGCCAGTTGCAGCGTGACGCGGGCATGCCCCACGTCTACTACGGCCTGCTGGTGAAGCTCTCCTGGGCACCGCGCCACCGGATGCGGATGACCGAACTGGCCGAGGCCGCCAAGATCACCCGCTCCCGGCTCTCCCACGCCGTCGCGCGCATGGAGAAGGACGGCTGGGTCCGGCGCGAGGACTGCCCCGACGACAAGCGCGGACAGAACGCGGTCCTGACCGACAAGGGACTCAAGGTGCTCCAGGACACCGCCCCCGGCCATGTCACCGCCGTACGGACGGCCATCTTCGACCGGCTCACCCCCGAGCAGGTCGAGCAGTTCGGCGCCGTATGCCGGATCATCGCGGACGGCCTCCAGCCGGCCGGCGCCGACCTCCCCTGGCTGCGCTGA
- a CDS encoding dioxygenase family protein codes for MSALDGRMPALYLSHGAPPLADDPVWPGQLAAWAAGLPRPNAILMISAHWEEAPLAIGATQQVPLIYDFWGFPQHYYQVRYAAPGAPELAERIRRTLRTAGTPVQDIPDRGLDHGAYVPLVEMYPEADIPVLQVSMPTLDPRKLMEIGRKLAPLRDEGVLIVGSGFFTHNLAALRHTGPMPPSWSAEFDDWGQRALGARDIDALLDFEHTAPAAGLAHPRTEHFAPLFVTLGAAEAELRSQRSVIDGFWMGLAKRSLQFG; via the coding sequence ATGTCCGCGCTCGACGGGCGCATGCCCGCGCTCTACCTCAGCCATGGTGCTCCGCCGCTCGCCGACGATCCGGTCTGGCCGGGGCAGCTCGCCGCCTGGGCCGCCGGCCTGCCCCGGCCCAACGCCATTCTCATGATCTCCGCTCACTGGGAAGAGGCGCCCCTGGCGATCGGCGCCACCCAACAGGTGCCTCTGATCTATGACTTCTGGGGGTTCCCCCAGCACTATTACCAGGTGCGGTACGCCGCGCCGGGCGCTCCCGAACTCGCCGAGCGGATCCGCAGGACGCTGCGCACGGCGGGTACCCCGGTGCAGGACATCCCCGACCGGGGGCTGGACCACGGGGCGTATGTGCCCCTGGTCGAGATGTATCCGGAGGCCGACATCCCGGTTCTCCAGGTCTCGATGCCGACCCTCGACCCGCGGAAGCTGATGGAGATCGGCCGGAAGCTGGCGCCGCTGCGGGACGAGGGCGTCCTGATCGTCGGCAGCGGCTTCTTCACCCACAACCTGGCCGCGCTGCGGCACACGGGCCCGATGCCGCCCAGTTGGTCGGCCGAGTTCGACGACTGGGGGCAGCGGGCCCTGGGCGCGCGGGACATCGACGCGCTGCTGGACTTCGAGCACACGGCCCCGGCGGCGGGGCTCGCCCATCCGCGCACCGAACACTTCGCGCCGTTGTTCGTCACGCTGGGCGCGGCGGAGGCGGAGCTGCGCAGCCAGCGGAGTGTGATCGACGGGTTCTGGATGGGGCTGGCGAAGCGGTCGTTGCAGTTCGGGTGA